Proteins co-encoded in one Armatimonadota bacterium genomic window:
- a CDS encoding cyclic nucleotide-binding domain-containing protein: MPLTRKRKIELLRGVTLFADLSERALATVAAKTVDIAYAPGQYIVRQGQVGTGVYLIVDGHARVVRGHQTLARLGPGDFFGELSILDQQPRVAHVVAEEPTTCLALASWDFAKVLERHPKIALALLRGMAQRLRTATATPSVHQ; the protein is encoded by the coding sequence GTGCCGCTGACCAGGAAGCGCAAGATCGAGCTGCTGCGGGGCGTCACGCTGTTCGCGGACCTCTCCGAACGGGCCCTGGCGACCGTGGCCGCCAAGACCGTCGACATCGCGTACGCGCCGGGGCAGTACATCGTGCGCCAGGGACAGGTCGGGACGGGCGTGTACCTGATCGTCGACGGCCACGCCCGCGTCGTGCGCGGCCACCAGACGCTGGCGCGTCTGGGTCCGGGCGACTTCTTCGGAGAGCTCTCCATCCTGGACCAGCAGCCGCGGGTGGCGCACGTGGTGGCCGAGGAGCCGACCACCTGCCTGGCGCTGGCCTCCTGGGACTTCGCGAAGGTCCTCGAGCGCCATCCCAAGATCGCGTTGGCTCTGCTGCGCGGGATGGCCCAGCGCCTGCGGACCGCGACCGCAACCCCGTCAGTGCATCAGTAA
- a CDS encoding phenylalanine--tRNA ligase beta subunit-related protein, giving the protein MITVRIDPSVAPHLQLAVIEADGVSVTEHDATLGPEIEAVTGRLRAALAGRPPAAIPGLRPARELYHRIGIDPTKVRPSSEALLRRVLRGEGLPRINSLVDLSNLCSLEFLLPIGLHDVDRLAGDEVTVRRGHPGEGYEAIGKGWYSVDGRLVVADAQGPCGSPTSDSRRTMITPQTRRCLMLVYAPSDYATDRLDAHAAVAADRLRRVAGGTIVQVRVL; this is encoded by the coding sequence ATGATCACCGTGCGCATCGATCCATCGGTGGCCCCGCACCTGCAGCTGGCGGTGATCGAGGCCGATGGCGTGTCGGTCACCGAGCACGACGCCACCCTCGGGCCGGAGATCGAGGCGGTCACCGGGCGGCTGCGCGCGGCGCTGGCAGGGCGGCCGCCCGCGGCGATCCCTGGCCTGCGGCCCGCCCGCGAGCTCTACCATCGCATCGGGATAGACCCGACCAAGGTTCGCCCGTCGTCCGAAGCCCTGCTGCGGCGGGTGCTGCGGGGCGAGGGCCTGCCCCGGATCAACTCCCTGGTCGACCTGAGCAACCTGTGTTCCCTGGAGTTCCTGTTGCCCATCGGCCTCCACGACGTCGACCGCCTGGCCGGCGACGAGGTGACGGTGCGTCGCGGCCATCCCGGCGAAGGCTACGAGGCCATCGGGAAGGGCTGGTACAGCGTGGATGGGCGCCTGGTGGTCGCCGACGCCCAGGGGCCGTGCGGCAGCCCGACCAGCGACTCCCGGCGCACGATGATCACGCCACAGACGCGCCGCTGCCTGATGCTCGTCTACGCGCCGTCGGACTACGCCACCGACCGGCTGGACGCGCACGCCGCTGTCGCAGCCGACCGACTGCGGCGCGTCGCCGGCGGGACCATCGTGCAGGTCCGCGTCCTCTGA
- a CDS encoding thioredoxin family protein, giving the protein MALALRERLQPFALRATDGSIVTPEQFAGAVVLGVIFWCNHCPYVKAWEDRIIALQRAYADRGVQFVLINSNDPVAYPDDSFEAMQRRAREKQYPFPYLVDETQEVARRYGATRTPEVFLFDRNRELRYHGAPDDNVEDPAAVRAHYLRDAIEALLAGRDPEPATTPPRGCTIKWRAA; this is encoded by the coding sequence ATGGCACTGGCACTGCGTGAGCGACTCCAGCCGTTTGCGCTGCGCGCAACCGACGGGAGCATCGTCACGCCCGAGCAGTTCGCCGGGGCGGTGGTGCTGGGCGTGATCTTCTGGTGCAACCACTGCCCGTACGTCAAGGCCTGGGAAGACCGGATCATCGCCCTGCAGCGTGCGTACGCCGACCGCGGCGTCCAGTTCGTGCTCATCAACAGCAACGACCCGGTCGCGTACCCCGACGACTCCTTCGAGGCGATGCAGCGGCGCGCGCGGGAGAAGCAGTATCCCTTCCCCTACCTGGTGGACGAGACGCAGGAGGTGGCGCGCCGCTACGGCGCCACCCGCACCCCGGAGGTCTTCTTGTTCGACCGCAACCGCGAGCTCCGCTACCACGGGGCGCCCGACGACAACGTCGAGGATCCGGCGGCCGTGCGGGCGCACTACCTGCGGGACGCCATCGAGGCCCTGCTGGCCGGCCGGGATCCCGAGCCGGCGACGACCCCGCCGCGTGGCTGCACCATCAAGTGGCGGGCGGCCTAG
- a CDS encoding zinc-dependent alcohol dehydrogenase family protein: MRAALLWQPAPIETAPLVVGDRPTPDPGPGQVRLRVAVCGICHTDLHVAEGDLPPRRAPTVPGHQIVGVVDAMGPGAAAAGRRIGERVGVTWLAWACGACDACRRGDENLCARARFTGYDVDGGFAQYALADAAFVVPLPGVFDDRHAAPLLCAGVIGYRALRVAGVRPGERLGLFGFGASAHLAIQVAVRWGCEVAVVSRGAHHRDLAAALGARWTAAPGEALPQPLDRAVVFAPSGQVVVEALRAVRPGGVVAINAVTLDRIPEMPYTLLYGERVLRTVANLTRRDAVEFLRLAAEIPVRVEVEPFPLDAVNEALARLKRGALRAAGVLQLDG, translated from the coding sequence ATGCGGGCGGCGTTGCTCTGGCAGCCTGCACCGATCGAGACCGCGCCGCTGGTAGTCGGTGACCGGCCCACGCCCGACCCGGGCCCCGGGCAGGTCCGCCTGCGGGTGGCCGTGTGTGGCATCTGCCACACCGATCTGCACGTGGCCGAGGGCGACCTGCCGCCGCGCCGCGCGCCCACCGTTCCCGGGCACCAGATCGTGGGCGTGGTGGACGCCATGGGGCCGGGCGCGGCCGCCGCGGGCCGCCGGATCGGCGAGCGCGTCGGGGTCACGTGGCTGGCGTGGGCGTGTGGGGCCTGCGATGCCTGCCGGCGCGGCGACGAGAACCTCTGCGCGCGCGCCCGATTCACGGGCTACGACGTGGACGGCGGCTTCGCGCAGTACGCGCTGGCGGACGCGGCGTTCGTGGTGCCCCTGCCCGGGGTCTTCGACGACCGCCATGCCGCGCCGCTGCTGTGCGCGGGCGTGATCGGCTACCGGGCGCTACGCGTGGCCGGGGTGCGGCCGGGCGAGCGGCTGGGGCTGTTCGGCTTTGGTGCCTCCGCGCACCTGGCGATCCAGGTCGCCGTGAGGTGGGGCTGCGAGGTGGCCGTCGTCTCCCGCGGTGCCCACCACCGTGACCTGGCCGCCGCGCTCGGCGCGCGGTGGACCGCAGCGCCCGGCGAGGCGCTCCCGCAGCCGCTGGACCGCGCGGTGGTGTTCGCCCCGTCCGGCCAGGTGGTGGTGGAGGCGCTGCGCGCCGTGCGGCCGGGCGGTGTCGTGGCGATCAACGCCGTGACGCTCGACCGGATCCCCGAGATGCCCTACACCCTGCTGTACGGCGAGCGGGTGCTGCGCACCGTGGCCAACCTGACCCGTCGGGACGCGGTGGAGTTCCTGCGGCTGGCCGCCGAGATCCCGGTGCGGGTCGAGGTGGAGCCCTTCCCGTTGGACGCCGTCAACGAGGCGCTGGCCCGTCTCAAGCGCGGCGCGCTACGCGCGGCCGGTGTCCTCCAGCTCGACGGTTGA